Proteins encoded in a region of the Paramagnetospirillum magneticum AMB-1 genome:
- the rnhA gene encoding ribonuclease HI gives MSETAPKPETVEIYTDGACSGNPGPGGWGAILRFKGIEKELKGGESPTTNNRMEMMAVLVALNTLTRSCAVDVYTDSEYVKKGMTEWLRGWKARGWKTADKKPVKNDDLWKALDEAAARHKVSWHWVKGHAGHPENERADALAREGIADLRART, from the coding sequence ATGAGCGAGACAGCTCCCAAGCCCGAGACCGTCGAGATCTATACCGACGGCGCCTGTTCCGGCAATCCCGGCCCCGGCGGCTGGGGCGCCATCCTGCGCTTCAAGGGCATCGAGAAGGAGTTGAAGGGCGGCGAAAGCCCGACCACCAACAACCGCATGGAAATGATGGCGGTGCTGGTGGCGCTCAACACCCTGACGCGATCCTGCGCCGTCGACGTCTACACCGACAGCGAATACGTCAAGAAGGGCATGACCGAATGGCTGCGCGGCTGGAAGGCGCGGGGCTGGAAGACCGCCGACAAGAAGCCGGTGAAGAACGACGACCTGTGGAAGGCCCTGGACGAGGCCGCCGCCCGGCACAAGGTGTCGTGGCACTGGGTCAAGGGCCATGCCGGCCATCCCGAGAACGAGCGCGCCGACGCCCTGGCCCGCGAAGGCATCGCGGACCTGCGCGCCAGAACATAA
- a CDS encoding homoserine kinase, whose translation MAVYTEVSDDELEDFAAEYDIGQVVSCKGIAEGVENTNYLLQTDQGNYILTLYEKRVNPEELPFFLGLMEHLAAHGLACPTPIHGRDGKALRTLCGRPAAIVSFLKGMWSRRITLGHCAELGPAMATMHLAGADFPLTRANNLSVAGWRPLFESIRPRAAEIKSDLAQSIEDELDYLEAHWPRTLPVGLIHADLFPDNVFFLADKAAGVDRMSGFIDFYFACTDVLAYDIAICLNAWCFEEDGAFNATKARLMLNGYRRVRPLSADELDALPLLARGAAMRFLLTRSYDWLHTPPGAMVKRKDPMEYYRKLRFHQGVTGPGQYGIE comes from the coding sequence ATGGCCGTCTACACCGAGGTATCCGACGACGAACTGGAAGACTTCGCCGCCGAATACGACATCGGTCAGGTGGTATCGTGCAAGGGCATCGCCGAGGGCGTCGAAAATACCAATTACCTGCTGCAGACCGACCAGGGGAACTACATCCTCACCCTCTACGAGAAGCGGGTGAACCCGGAGGAGCTGCCGTTCTTCCTGGGCCTGATGGAGCATCTGGCCGCCCACGGCCTAGCCTGCCCCACACCCATCCATGGCCGCGACGGCAAGGCGCTGCGCACGCTGTGCGGCCGCCCGGCGGCCATCGTCAGCTTCCTCAAGGGCATGTGGAGCCGCCGCATCACCCTCGGCCACTGCGCCGAGCTGGGTCCGGCCATGGCCACCATGCACCTGGCGGGTGCCGATTTTCCCCTGACCCGGGCCAACAACCTGTCGGTCGCCGGCTGGCGGCCACTGTTCGAGTCCATCCGGCCCCGCGCCGCCGAGATCAAGTCGGATCTGGCGCAGAGCATCGAGGACGAACTGGACTACCTGGAGGCCCACTGGCCCAGGACCCTGCCGGTGGGGCTGATCCACGCCGACCTGTTTCCCGACAACGTATTCTTCCTGGCCGACAAGGCGGCGGGCGTCGACCGCATGTCGGGCTTCATCGATTTCTACTTCGCCTGCACCGATGTGCTGGCCTACGACATCGCCATCTGCCTCAACGCCTGGTGCTTCGAGGAGGATGGCGCCTTCAACGCCACCAAGGCCCGCCTGATGCTCAACGGCTATCGCCGGGTGCGTCCGCTGTCGGCCGATGAGCTGGACGCCCTGCCGCTGCTGGCCCGCGGCGCAGCCATGCGTTTCCTGCTGACGCGCAGCTACGACTGGTTGCACACCCCGCCCGGCGCCATGGTCAAGCGCAAGGACCCCATGGAATATTACCGCAAGCTCCGCTTCCACCAGGGCGTCACCGGCCCGGGCCAGTACGGCATCGAATGA
- the ispH gene encoding 4-hydroxy-3-methylbut-2-enyl diphosphate reductase: MSTSVTKRPLTLVLASPRGFCAGVDRAIHIVERALEKYGAPVYVRHEIVHNRFVVESLAQKGAVFVEELNEVPDEAAVVFSAHGVPKTVPAEADRRGLTSLDATCPLVTKVHREAELHHAMGRQIIMIGHAGHPEVIGTIGQVPEGTVLLVGTPEQAETVAPRDPSMLAYITQTTLSVDDAAAVIDVLQRRFPDMVGPKREDICYATTNRQAAVKTIAPHCEALMVIGSPNSSNSSRLVEVAARAGCARSVLVQRAAEVDWSLLDGVDRLGITAGASAPEILVEEVVAAARERFDVTIEEIRVTTETVTFKLPQALSE; encoded by the coding sequence GTGAGCACAAGCGTTACCAAGAGGCCCCTGACCCTGGTTCTGGCCAGCCCGCGCGGATTTTGCGCCGGCGTCGATCGCGCCATCCACATCGTCGAGCGGGCTCTCGAGAAATACGGCGCTCCGGTCTATGTCCGCCACGAGATCGTCCACAACCGGTTCGTGGTGGAATCCCTGGCCCAGAAGGGCGCGGTGTTCGTCGAGGAGCTGAACGAGGTCCCCGACGAGGCCGCCGTGGTGTTCTCCGCCCATGGCGTGCCCAAGACGGTGCCAGCCGAGGCCGACCGCCGGGGCCTGACCTCGCTGGACGCCACCTGTCCGCTGGTGACCAAGGTTCACCGCGAGGCCGAGCTGCACCACGCCATGGGCCGCCAGATCATCATGATCGGCCATGCCGGCCACCCCGAGGTGATCGGCACCATCGGCCAGGTTCCCGAAGGGACCGTGCTGCTGGTCGGCACGCCGGAGCAGGCCGAAACCGTCGCCCCCAGGGACCCGTCCATGCTGGCCTACATCACCCAGACCACGCTGTCGGTGGACGACGCGGCGGCGGTGATCGACGTGCTGCAGCGCCGCTTCCCCGACATGGTCGGCCCCAAGCGCGAGGACATCTGCTACGCCACCACCAACCGCCAGGCCGCGGTGAAAACCATCGCCCCCCATTGCGAGGCGCTGATGGTCATCGGCTCGCCCAATTCCTCCAACTCGTCGCGTCTGGTGGAAGTGGCGGCGCGGGCGGGCTGCGCCCGCTCGGTACTGGTCCAGCGCGCCGCCGAGGTGGATTGGAGCCTGCTGGACGGCGTCGACCGCCTCGGCATCACCGCCGGCGCCTCGGCCCCGGAGATCCTGGTGGAGGAAGTGGTGGCGGCGGCGCGGGAACGCTTCGACGTCACCATCGAGGAAATCCGCGTCACCACCGAAACGGTCACCTTCAAGCTGCCCCAGGCCCTGTCGGAATAG
- the gcvT gene encoding glycine cleavage system aminomethyltransferase GcvT: MTQSETPMLTVPLDALHRELGAKMVPFAGYSMPVQYPAGVLAEHLHTRSGAALFDVSHMGQASIRGAKAVELLETLVPGDIQALGLGKTRYSVFTNDQGGILDDLMISKLAEDHLFLVINAACKHADFAHLKAHLGDKVELSMIEDRSLLALQGPGAAAAMVTLCPEAGAMTFMTIAEITVAGIKCLATRSGYTGEDGWEISVANADVETLARAILAAPGVMPAGLGARDSLRLEAGLCLYGSDIDTTTTPVEASIAWIMSKRRRAEGGFPGAAVIQKQLAEGAPRRRVGIQPDGKAPARAHTEITDEAGNRLGEICSGGFGPSAGGPVAMGYVPAAFAGVGTKLKLVVRGKAMDAHVCDLPFVPHRYFKG, translated from the coding sequence GTGACCCAGTCCGAGACTCCCATGCTGACCGTTCCCCTGGATGCCCTGCATCGCGAATTGGGGGCCAAGATGGTGCCCTTCGCCGGCTATTCCATGCCGGTGCAGTACCCGGCCGGGGTGCTGGCCGAGCATCTGCACACCCGCTCGGGCGCCGCTCTGTTCGACGTCTCCCATATGGGACAGGCGTCCATTCGGGGCGCCAAGGCGGTGGAACTGCTGGAGACCCTGGTGCCGGGCGACATCCAGGCCCTGGGACTCGGCAAGACCCGCTACAGCGTCTTCACCAACGACCAGGGCGGCATTCTTGACGACCTGATGATCAGCAAGCTGGCCGAGGATCACCTGTTCCTGGTGATCAATGCCGCCTGCAAGCATGCCGATTTCGCCCATCTCAAGGCCCATTTGGGCGACAAGGTCGAGCTGTCCATGATCGAGGACCGCTCGCTGCTGGCGCTGCAAGGCCCGGGTGCGGCGGCCGCCATGGTCACCCTGTGTCCAGAGGCCGGGGCCATGACCTTCATGACCATCGCCGAGATCACCGTGGCCGGGATCAAGTGTCTGGCCACCCGCTCGGGCTATACCGGCGAGGACGGCTGGGAGATTTCCGTGGCCAATGCCGACGTGGAAACACTGGCCCGTGCCATTCTGGCGGCGCCGGGAGTGATGCCGGCCGGTCTGGGGGCGCGTGATTCGCTCCGCCTGGAAGCCGGCCTGTGCCTCTACGGCTCGGACATCGACACCACCACCACCCCGGTGGAGGCCAGCATCGCCTGGATCATGAGCAAGCGCCGCAGGGCCGAAGGGGGCTTCCCCGGCGCGGCGGTGATCCAGAAGCAATTGGCCGAGGGCGCGCCGCGCCGCCGCGTCGGCATCCAGCCCGACGGCAAGGCGCCAGCACGCGCCCATACCGAGATCACCGACGAGGCGGGCAACCGCCTGGGCGAAATCTGTTCGGGCGGCTTCGGCCCCTCGGCGGGTGGCCCGGTGGCCATGGGCTACGTGCCCGCCGCCTTCGCGGGCGTCGGAACCAAGTTGAAGCTGGTGGTGCGCGGCAAGGCCATGGACGCCCATGTCTGCGACCTGCCGTTCGTGCCGCATCGTTATTTCAAAGGCTGA
- the gcvH gene encoding glycine cleavage system protein GcvH: MSSKRFTKDHEWIEVDGDVGTVGISDYAQHALGDVVFVEVPEPGRVVAKGAEAAVVESVKAASEVYSPVSGTVTAGNQAIVDQPGLVNEAAEGAAWFFKLTLSNPGEVADLMDQAAYDAYLKTLE; encoded by the coding sequence ATGAGCAGCAAGCGTTTCACCAAGGATCACGAGTGGATCGAAGTCGACGGCGACGTCGGCACCGTCGGCATCAGCGACTATGCCCAGCATGCCCTGGGCGACGTGGTGTTCGTCGAGGTGCCCGAGCCGGGCCGCGTGGTGGCCAAGGGCGCCGAGGCCGCCGTGGTGGAATCGGTCAAGGCCGCGTCCGAGGTCTATTCCCCGGTATCGGGCACGGTGACCGCCGGCAATCAGGCCATTGTCGATCAGCCCGGTCTGGTCAACGAAGCCGCCGAGGGCGCCGCCTGGTTCTTCAAGCTGACGCTCAGCAATCCGGGCGAAGTGGCCGACCTGATGGATCAGGCCGCCTACGACGCCTATCTCAAGACCCTGGAATAG
- the gcvPA gene encoding aminomethyl-transferring glycine dehydrogenase subunit GcvPA, producing MRYLPLTEADRRAMLDVIGAKSVDDLFRDVPPSARLAGPLPLPSHQGEMEVERAFTRMAGKNLSAGCAPFFIGAGVYRHHVPAAVDQLLLRGEFLTAYTPYQPEVSQGTLQMLFEFQSQVATITGMDVANASMYDGATACAEAAIMACRITKRNRVIVSGGVHPHYAETLETSLRFTEMEADVLPPDPLGMEDMIGRVDSKTACVVVQNPGFFGTVRDLRPLAALCHEAGALLVVMVAEPTSLGLIESPGAMGADIVVCEGQSLGMGLNFGGPGLGLFATRDKYVRQMPGRLVGQTADVDGRRGWVLTLSTREQHIRREKATSNICTNSGLCALAFSIHLTMLGGTGFGRLAELNHLAATRLEQKLRAVKGLRVLPQSYYNEFAVHLGDDADAAAVVDALADKGILAGVPASRFYPTWPELKPVLILAATETNTEDDMDRLVAGLQEVL from the coding sequence ATGCGCTACCTGCCGCTGACCGAGGCCGACCGCCGCGCCATGCTGGACGTGATCGGGGCCAAGAGTGTGGACGACCTGTTCCGCGACGTGCCCCCATCCGCCCGGCTGGCCGGGCCGCTGCCGCTTCCCTCCCACCAGGGCGAGATGGAGGTGGAGCGCGCCTTCACCCGCATGGCCGGCAAGAACCTTTCGGCAGGCTGCGCACCGTTCTTCATCGGAGCGGGCGTCTACCGCCACCATGTTCCGGCGGCGGTGGACCAGTTGCTGCTGCGCGGCGAGTTCCTCACCGCCTATACCCCCTACCAGCCCGAGGTGTCCCAGGGCACCCTGCAGATGCTGTTCGAGTTCCAGAGCCAGGTGGCGACCATCACCGGTATGGATGTGGCCAACGCCTCCATGTATGACGGCGCCACCGCCTGTGCCGAGGCCGCCATCATGGCGTGTCGCATCACCAAGCGGAACCGGGTGATCGTTTCGGGCGGGGTCCATCCCCATTACGCCGAGACGCTGGAAACCTCGCTGCGCTTCACCGAGATGGAGGCCGATGTCCTGCCCCCCGATCCCCTGGGGATGGAGGACATGATCGGCCGGGTGGATTCCAAGACCGCCTGCGTGGTGGTGCAGAATCCCGGCTTCTTCGGCACGGTGCGCGATCTGCGGCCGCTGGCGGCGCTCTGTCACGAGGCCGGCGCCCTGCTGGTGGTGATGGTGGCCGAGCCCACCAGTCTCGGCCTGATCGAATCCCCCGGCGCCATGGGGGCCGACATTGTGGTCTGCGAGGGCCAGAGCTTAGGGATGGGCCTGAATTTCGGCGGGCCGGGCCTCGGCCTGTTCGCCACCCGCGACAAGTATGTGCGCCAGATGCCCGGCCGTCTGGTCGGCCAGACGGCGGATGTGGACGGGCGCAGGGGCTGGGTGCTGACCCTGTCGACGCGCGAGCAGCATATTCGCCGCGAGAAGGCGACCAGCAACATCTGCACCAATTCCGGCCTGTGCGCCCTGGCCTTCTCCATCCACCTGACCATGCTGGGCGGCACCGGCTTCGGGCGTCTGGCCGAGCTGAACCATCTGGCCGCCACCAGGCTGGAGCAGAAGCTCCGCGCCGTGAAGGGGCTGCGGGTCCTGCCGCAAAGCTATTACAACGAGTTCGCCGTGCATCTGGGCGACGACGCCGACGCGGCGGCCGTGGTCGACGCCCTGGCCGACAAGGGTATCCTGGCCGGCGTTCCGGCGTCGCGCTTCTACCCCACCTGGCCGGAGTTGAAGCCAGTGCTGATCCTGGCGGCCACCGAGACCAATACCGAGGACGACATGGACCGCCTGGTGGCGGGTCTGCAGGAGGTTCTGTGA
- the gcvPB gene encoding aminomethyl-transferring glycine dehydrogenase subunit GcvPB has protein sequence MAEINTISGNRALQIEEKLIFELGNPGSVAVDLPEPAPFDLERLGDAPRRGRVALPDLSEPQVVRHYTRLSQKNYGIDTGFYPLGSCTMKHNPRLSEKVARLPGLADLHPLQPQKTVQGALEVIDTLAHWLKALTGMPAVAMSPAAGAHGEWCGLMAIRSAHEDKGEGHRKRVLVPESAHGTNPASAAMCGYTVDPIPALENGRVDLAALKAKLGPDVACLMLTNPNTCGLFETEIVEIAAAVHGAGAYFYCDGANFNAIVGRVKIADLGIDAMHINLHKTFATPHGGGGPGAGPTVLSAALAAFVPVPYVVHGASGLELVEGKRDGAKPFGRVKGFHGQFGVFVRALAYIQSMGSDGLRQASSDAVLNANYLLASLKDELSASFDGPCMHEALFDDRFLKDTGVTTLDFAKAMIDEGYHPMTMYFPLVVHGALLMEPTETESKDTLDQFIAVVKGLAAKAKAGGVEDFKAAPRLTPRRRLDETLAARSPVLRWKTAAE, from the coding sequence ATGGCTGAGATCAATACCATCAGCGGCAATCGCGCCCTTCAGATCGAAGAGAAGCTGATCTTCGAGCTGGGCAATCCCGGCTCTGTCGCCGTCGACCTGCCCGAGCCGGCGCCCTTCGATCTGGAGCGTCTGGGCGACGCGCCCCGGCGCGGTCGGGTAGCGCTGCCCGACCTCTCCGAGCCCCAGGTGGTGCGCCATTACACCCGGCTGTCCCAGAAGAATTACGGCATCGACACCGGCTTCTATCCCCTGGGCTCGTGCACCATGAAGCACAATCCCCGCCTGTCCGAGAAGGTGGCCCGCCTGCCCGGCCTCGCCGATCTGCATCCGCTGCAGCCGCAAAAGACCGTGCAGGGCGCACTCGAGGTGATCGACACCCTGGCCCATTGGCTGAAGGCGCTGACCGGCATGCCGGCGGTGGCCATGAGCCCGGCGGCCGGCGCCCATGGCGAGTGGTGCGGCCTGATGGCCATCCGCAGCGCCCACGAGGACAAGGGCGAGGGGCACCGCAAGCGCGTGCTGGTTCCCGAAAGCGCCCATGGCACCAACCCGGCCTCGGCGGCCATGTGCGGCTATACCGTCGATCCCATTCCGGCCCTGGAGAACGGCCGGGTGGATCTGGCGGCGCTGAAGGCCAAGCTGGGCCCCGACGTGGCCTGCCTGATGCTGACCAATCCCAACACCTGCGGCCTGTTCGAGACCGAGATCGTCGAGATCGCCGCGGCGGTGCATGGGGCCGGAGCCTATTTCTACTGCGACGGCGCCAATTTCAACGCCATCGTCGGCCGGGTGAAGATCGCCGATCTCGGCATCGACGCCATGCACATCAACCTGCACAAGACCTTCGCCACCCCCCATGGCGGCGGCGGTCCCGGTGCCGGTCCCACCGTGCTGTCGGCTGCCCTGGCGGCCTTCGTGCCGGTGCCCTATGTGGTGCATGGCGCCAGCGGTCTGGAACTGGTGGAGGGCAAGCGGGACGGCGCCAAGCCGTTCGGTCGGGTCAAGGGCTTCCACGGCCAGTTCGGCGTGTTCGTGCGCGCCCTGGCCTACATTCAGTCCATGGGCTCGGACGGGTTGCGTCAGGCCTCGTCGGATGCGGTGCTCAACGCCAATTACCTGCTGGCCTCGCTGAAGGACGAGCTGTCGGCTTCCTTCGACGGTCCCTGCATGCACGAGGCGCTGTTCGACGACCGTTTCCTCAAGGATACCGGGGTCACCACCCTGGACTTCGCCAAGGCGATGATCGACGAGGGCTATCATCCCATGACCATGTACTTCCCGCTGGTGGTGCATGGCGCCCTGCTGATGGAGCCCACCGAGACCGAATCCAAGGATACGCTCGACCAGTTCATCGCCGTGGTGAAGGGCCTTGCCGCCAAGGCCAAGGCGGGGGGGGTGGAGGACTTCAAGGCGGCACCCCGGCTCACTCCCCGGCGGCGCCTGGACGAGACCCTGGCGGCGCGCAGCCCCGTGCTGCGCTGGAAGACCGCCGCGGAATAA
- a CDS encoding EAL domain-containing protein — translation MADKDDLGRSSDMYVAFAFAAADVLLELDTQGNTMFAVGAAMALVGRGAKALTGQPLVKIIHPSDHTALSQALKQMAGGERVRNAVLRILRPDGKASEVTMSGYRHPSVPDRLMVALGHPGGFHAHKEDRVGETGLLDKDSFQAMAANLLESAAPDDPYQLTLVELPKIDALSGDSAAQEALTTELGNRLKALSVGGDAVGQLDEGKFGVLHSAAVSADSISKSVTQAAAVVLPDAPPIQATLATLMLDVADVPPEEAARALTYTLNRFALEAENGGNLADLMKDLQPRLSATVKQMNDVRNTVTGGDFDLMFQPIVDLWTGVVHHFECLVRFKGEDNKSPYETVTFAEDTGMVGMLDMALLERAVAFMRSSVANNDSLKFAVNLSGYSLSDPTVVRRLKEILTTTADLRKRLVFEMTESAQVRDLKAVNDVIQIIRKQGHEVCLDDFGAGHAAFHYLRALKVDNVKIDGSYIKDAMRSNEDVSFIKAIVGLCTELGVTTTAEYVEDAETANLLKLLKVRFGQGWYFGKPLRPSSDDIRTAWRTPTLGWNKGLLHFTKG, via the coding sequence ATGGCGGACAAGGACGATCTCGGCCGGTCGAGCGATATGTATGTCGCTTTCGCTTTCGCGGCGGCCGACGTTCTTTTGGAACTCGATACCCAGGGCAACACCATGTTCGCCGTCGGCGCCGCCATGGCGCTGGTGGGGCGGGGCGCCAAGGCGTTGACCGGACAGCCCCTGGTCAAGATCATCCATCCCAGCGATCACACGGCGTTGTCCCAGGCCCTGAAGCAGATGGCGGGGGGCGAGCGGGTGCGCAACGCCGTGCTGCGCATCCTGCGCCCGGACGGCAAGGCATCGGAAGTGACCATGTCGGGCTATCGCCATCCCAGCGTGCCCGACCGGCTGATGGTTGCCCTGGGACATCCCGGCGGCTTCCACGCCCACAAGGAGGATCGGGTCGGCGAGACCGGGCTGCTGGACAAGGACAGCTTCCAGGCCATGGCGGCCAACCTGCTGGAAAGCGCCGCGCCGGATGATCCCTATCAGCTGACTCTGGTCGAGTTGCCCAAGATCGACGCGCTGTCGGGCGACAGCGCGGCGCAGGAAGCCCTGACCACCGAACTGGGCAATCGCCTGAAGGCGCTGTCCGTGGGCGGCGACGCGGTCGGCCAGTTGGACGAGGGCAAGTTCGGCGTTCTGCACTCGGCGGCGGTCTCGGCCGATTCCATCAGCAAGTCGGTGACCCAGGCGGCGGCCGTGGTGCTGCCCGATGCGCCGCCCATTCAGGCGACCCTGGCCACCTTGATGCTGGACGTGGCCGACGTACCGCCGGAGGAAGCGGCTCGGGCGCTGACCTACACGCTGAACCGCTTCGCCCTGGAGGCGGAGAACGGCGGCAATCTCGCCGATTTGATGAAGGATCTGCAGCCCCGCCTGTCGGCCACGGTCAAGCAGATGAACGACGTGCGCAACACGGTGACCGGCGGCGATTTCGACCTGATGTTTCAGCCCATCGTCGATCTGTGGACCGGCGTGGTGCACCATTTCGAGTGTCTGGTGCGCTTCAAGGGCGAGGACAACAAGTCGCCCTACGAGACCGTGACCTTCGCCGAGGATACCGGCATGGTCGGCATGCTGGACATGGCGTTGCTGGAACGCGCCGTCGCCTTCATGCGCTCTAGCGTCGCCAATAATGATTCCCTGAAGTTCGCGGTCAACCTGTCGGGCTATTCCCTGTCCGATCCCACGGTGGTCCGCCGCCTGAAGGAAATCCTGACCACCACCGCCGACCTGCGCAAGCGTCTGGTGTTCGAGATGACCGAATCCGCCCAGGTCCGCGACCTCAAGGCGGTCAACGACGTGATCCAGATCATCCGCAAGCAGGGGCACGAGGTCTGCCTGGACGATTTCGGCGCCGGCCACGCCGCCTTCCACTATCTGCGCGCCCTGAAGGTGGATAACGTCAAGATCGATGGCTCCTATATCAAGGACGCCATGCGCAGCAACGAGGACGTCTCGTTCATCAAGGCCATCGTCGGGCTGTGCACCGAACTGGGCGTCACCACTACCGCCGAATACGTGGAGGATGCCGAGACCGCCAACCTGCTGAAGCTCCTGAAGGTCCGCTTCGGCCAGGGCTGGTATTTCGGCAAGCCGCTGCGTCCGTCCTCCGACGACATCCGCACCGCCTGGCGCACTCCGACCCTGGGTTGGAACAAGGGGCTGCTCCACTTCACCAAGGGGTAA
- the ubiA gene encoding 4-hydroxybenzoate octaprenyltransferase produces the protein MNPSQTLQGDIPVGNWIDRHVPAAARPYFRLMRLDRPIGTWLLLFPCWWSIALAGSGWPDLWLFVLFAIGAVVMRGAGCTFNDWADRDFDGKVARTASRPIPSGAVSPTQALAFLGLQLLTGLVVLMQLNNFAIAVGIASLLLVFPYPFMKRITYWPQAWLGLTFNWGALLGWAAVSGHMGLPALLLYAAGPFWTLGYDTIYAHQDKEDDALIGVKSTALRLGDSTVTWLWLFYPATLALIGAAGWSAGLGWAFWPGLALAGGHLLWQIRKVDIHDGADCLAKFKSNRHFGWLVLAAIVAGKVL, from the coding sequence ATGAACCCGTCCCAGACCCTGCAGGGCGACATTCCGGTCGGCAATTGGATCGACCGTCATGTCCCCGCCGCCGCCCGGCCCTATTTCCGCCTGATGCGCCTTGACCGGCCCATCGGCACGTGGCTGCTGCTGTTCCCCTGCTGGTGGAGCATCGCCCTGGCCGGATCGGGCTGGCCCGACCTCTGGCTGTTCGTTCTGTTCGCCATCGGCGCGGTGGTGATGCGTGGCGCCGGCTGCACCTTCAACGATTGGGCCGACCGCGATTTCGACGGCAAGGTGGCGCGGACCGCGTCGCGGCCCATTCCGTCCGGCGCCGTCAGTCCCACCCAGGCGCTGGCCTTTCTCGGACTGCAATTGCTCACCGGCCTTGTGGTCCTGATGCAGCTCAACAATTTCGCCATCGCGGTGGGCATCGCCTCGCTGCTGCTGGTGTTTCCCTATCCCTTCATGAAGCGCATCACCTACTGGCCGCAGGCGTGGCTGGGGCTGACCTTCAATTGGGGGGCGCTGCTGGGCTGGGCGGCGGTCAGCGGCCATATGGGTCTGCCGGCCTTGCTGCTGTATGCCGCCGGTCCGTTCTGGACCCTGGGCTACGACACCATCTATGCCCACCAGGACAAGGAGGACGACGCCCTGATCGGCGTGAAGTCCACCGCGCTGCGCCTGGGCGACAGTACCGTGACATGGCTGTGGCTGTTCTATCCCGCCACCCTGGCGCTGATCGGCGCGGCGGGCTGGAGCGCGGGACTGGGCTGGGCGTTCTGGCCGGGCCTTGCCCTGGCCGGTGGCCATCTGCTGTGGCAGATCCGCAAGGTGGACATTCACGATGGCGCCGATTGTCTGGCCAAGTTCAAGTCCAACCGCCATTTCGGCTGGCTGGTCCTGGCGGCCATCGTGGCGGGGAAGGTGCTATGA
- a CDS encoding class I SAM-dependent methyltransferase produces the protein MTPVSASYEAASAFIQANTEVASPPACPEIKLWTATEVTPLWEATEEALLRVNLPPPYWAFCWAGGQALTRWVLDHPEMVAGKRVLDFAAGSGVTALAVAKLGAARVEAAEIDPMACYAIRTNAELNGVEVEVLADDVVGSACRWDVVVAGDVCYEAPMTAHIWPWLVKLAAEGAMVVMADPGRAYLPKTGLLRVGHYTVVTSLDLEDKAQRDVGIYKIVG, from the coding sequence ATGACCCCCGTCTCCGCCAGTTACGAAGCCGCCAGTGCCTTCATCCAGGCCAACACCGAGGTGGCCAGCCCACCCGCCTGTCCCGAGATCAAGCTGTGGACCGCCACCGAGGTGACGCCGCTGTGGGAGGCGACGGAAGAGGCGCTGCTGCGCGTCAACCTGCCGCCGCCCTATTGGGCCTTCTGCTGGGCGGGGGGGCAGGCGCTGACCCGCTGGGTGCTGGACCATCCCGAGATGGTGGCGGGCAAGCGGGTGCTGGATTTTGCCGCCGGATCGGGGGTGACGGCCCTGGCCGTCGCCAAGCTGGGCGCCGCCAGGGTGGAAGCCGCCGAGATCGACCCCATGGCCTGCTACGCCATCCGCACCAACGCCGAACTGAACGGCGTCGAGGTGGAGGTTCTGGCCGACGACGTGGTGGGGTCTGCCTGCCGCTGGGATGTGGTGGTGGCCGGCGACGTCTGCTACGAGGCGCCCATGACCGCCCATATCTGGCCGTGGCTGGTCAAGCTGGCCGCCGAGGGCGCCATGGTGGTGATGGCCGATCCCGGCCGCGCCTACCTGCCCAAGACCGGGTTGCTGCGGGTCGGTCACTATACGGTGGTCACCAGCCTGGACCTGGAGGACAAGGCCCAGCGCGACGTGGGGATCTACAAGATCGTTGGGTGA